From the genome of Desulfuromonas sp., one region includes:
- the hypC gene encoding HypC/HybG/HupF family hydrogenase formation chaperone — CEIDGVTREASLMMIDDVEVGDYVLIHAGFAIERIDEEEAQLTLNALREALDMGLAAE; from the coding sequence TGCGAGATCGACGGTGTCACCCGGGAAGCGAGCCTGATGATGATCGACGACGTCGAGGTCGGTGATTACGTGCTGATTCATGCCGGCTTTGCGATCGAGCGGATTGATGAAGAAGAAGCGCAACTGACCCTGAATGCCCTGCGCGAAGCTCTCGATATGGGCCTGGCTGCTGAATGA